GGCGGCCTCCAGCGCGCTGACCCGTGCCTGCAGCTCGGCCAGCTTCGATTCCAGACTGGCGTGGGAAGAAGGGGTCTCGATCATGGGATTTCGCGGAGGATCGGCGTCGGGCGACCGGGTGGGTAAGTCATGGCCGTGAGCTCCTGGCTCGGAAAGTAAGCCCATTATAACGCCGTCGCGGGAAGCTCGCGGACTCGGTATTTATTCTTGCTGGCGGCGGCGCGGCTTCGCGGCTCGTGAGGGCGCTCTCAAGAAGTCGCTCTGGACGCCGACCGTATCGTGAGACTCCTGGAGCCAGGACTTCAGCTCCGCGTCGAGGTCTCTCTGAGATCGTATTCCGACGACGTGGATTCGCCATCGAGGCCCAAAGTCCTCGGTCTTGACGATGCGGCGGCTGCGCAACCAGCGCCTGAGCGCGAAGCTGATCCTCAGACCATCTTTGTGCGGAACCAGCCCGCCGAAGCGGACGCGTGCAACGCAGACCAGCCGCGTCTTCTGAGGAATGACCTGGACATCGCCGAGCGACTCGAGGAGCGCCACCGATTTCCTCGCCAGGCCGAGGGCGCCTGGGGAGGCCTTGGCGAACAGGTCCTCGAGCTTGAACCGGCCGCACGAATGCCACAGGTTGCGAGTGACCAGGCGCGCCCCGCACTTCGGGCATGTCCATAGGGGTCGATGACTCCCTTCGCCGTCCGCTGCTTTCACAGCCACCTTCAGGTGCCTCTCGTTCTCCATCACAATTTGCCGGACCAATCATGTAGCATCATCGTGCGAGCCATGCGCTTCCGGCACCCCAGGTGCTCGGAATTTGCGTCCGGGGGAGTATAAAGCTCATGGCATGCGGCGCGCTGCCGCCGCAGCCCTTTCTTTTTGGTATTGAACGCGAAGGATGCCGTGGCCCCGCATCGAGCGAAGGAGCGGGCGACCAGTCGGCCAACAGGCAGGAGGAGACCGGCATGAACGGGCGCGTGCGAACCGAAGCCGAATACGAAGAGCTGTCGACCC
The sequence above is drawn from the Candidatus Polarisedimenticolia bacterium genome and encodes:
- a CDS encoding DUF5655 domain-containing protein, which gives rise to MENERHLKVAVKAADGEGSHRPLWTCPKCGARLVTRNLWHSCGRFKLEDLFAKASPGALGLARKSVALLESLGDVQVIPQKTRLVCVARVRFGGLVPHKDGLRISFALRRWLRSRRIVKTEDFGPRWRIHVVGIRSQRDLDAELKSWLQESHDTVGVQSDFLRAPSRAAKPRRRQQE